The proteins below are encoded in one region of Rana temporaria chromosome 2, aRanTem1.1, whole genome shotgun sequence:
- the SPRYD4 gene encoding SPRY domain-containing protein 4, with product MASPMRAMMLGSRALRCLRVIGLQRSYVTASDRRDVKFKLDEKTAHSSLDLIKKDTGIIYRMLGIDPSKIPQNPERFREWAVVLGDTSMSNGRYYWEVTVKKSNEFRIGVTDADMSRDECIGVNNRSWVFAYSHKKWHGMVANKTIPITNIGHPSKVGLLLDYDNGKLSLVDSEKGSLIHTLNAEFRGPLLPAFGLWDGELLTHSGLDVPDNL from the exons ATGGCGTCGCCCATGAGGGCAATGATGTTGGGAAGCCGAGCGCTGAGATGTCTGCGGGTCATCGGGCTACAGAGGAGCTACGTCACAGCCAGTGACAGGAGGG ATGTGAAATTTAAACTcgatgagaaaactgcccacAGTAGCCTGGACCTGATCAAGAAGGACACAGGGATAATCTATCGCATGCTAGGTATTGACCCCTCCAAAATCCCACAGAACCCTGAACGTTTTCGAGAATGGGCTGTAGTGCTGGGGGACACATCGATGTCAAACGGTCGCTATTACTGGGAGGTGACGGTGAAGAAGTCCAATGAATTCCGCATAGGTGTCACAGATGCAGATATGTCTAGAGATGAATGCATTGGAGTCAATAACCGTTCTTGGGTGTTTGCCTACAGCCATAAAAAATGGCATGGCATGGTGGCAAATAAAACAATCCCCATCACCAATATTGGCCATCCTAGCAAAGTGGGACTCCTACTGGACTATGATAATGGGAAGCTAAGCCTTGTGGACTCTGAAAAGGGTTCCCTCATCCACACTCTCAATGCAGAGTTTCGAGGTCCATTGTTGCCTGCGTTTGGTCTGTGGGATGGAGAACTTCTAACTCATTCTGGCTTGGATGTCCCTGACAATCTGTGA